One region of Miscanthus floridulus cultivar M001 chromosome 19, ASM1932011v1, whole genome shotgun sequence genomic DNA includes:
- the LOC136527342 gene encoding uncharacterized protein At2g39910-like, producing MPHAAATAAAALPRTALLTISAPLRDSLTAAPYEPPAGSSASVKSLLASLLPSPSPPPPPPQALAPAGKEAGDLLLFCAAVLAASPEYPALHWVPAGLAGAAAAAVKEMAAAGGWGSVGEMVVAVAPEVVPPLKAVVKDSCVDADSDEIGAVKPPKEHAAVAAHQFRWLVSQVSYPKLRDLCWLVIPCALTTLDHWSPEVKEQGMVSFVHIAKNVKVTELSLYEDAILDACCQNIPVDDQLWYQVIEVSVLLLTCTQRSNPRSPWYDRMLSEMLGHLERQPLNKERRVAWLTLIGPVFDAMGLFLLAHFRRLFSLFFQWMHTDDDKTVLLTLKQIHAIIKLTWIRKSPYTLRLVDELVLLYKESATRSNREVMRGHILEILVLLQNCKGQQFEEAWKKHELDPDLTMLLSTFNELCIKNSSP from the exons ATGCctcacgccgccgccaccgccgccgcggcgctCCCCCGCACCGCTCTGCTCACTATCTCCGCGCCGCTCCGTGACTCGCTCACCGCGGCGCCGTACGAGCCCCCCGCGGGCTCATCCGCCTCCGTCAAGTCCCTCCTTGCCTCCCTCCTCCCTTCGCCTtcccctcccccgcccccgccccaggCCCTGGCGCCGGCGGGAAAGGAGGCCGGGGACCTCCTCCTCTTCTGCGCCGCCGTCCTCGCGGCCTCTCCGGAGTACCCCGCCCTGCACTGGGTCCCGGCGGGCCTCGcgggcgcggccgccgccgcggtgaaggagatggcggcggcgggaggTTGGGGCAGCGTCGGGGAGATGGTGGTGGCCGTGGCGCCGGAGGTGGTGCCTCCTCTCAAGGCCGTGGTGAAGGACTCGTGCGTTGACGCTGACAGCGACGAGATTGGCGCTGTGAAGCCGCCCAAGGAGCACGCTGCGGTCGCCGCGCACCAGTTCCGGTGGCTGGTGTCTCAG GTAAGTTACCCTAAGCTTAGGGATTTGTGTTGGTTAGTCATTCCATGTGCCCTGACAACCTTGGATCATTGGTCGCCAGAAGTTAAG GAACAAGGAATGGTTAGTTTTGTACACATAGcgaagaatgtgaaagtgacggAATTAAGTTTGTACGAAGACGCCATACTTGACGCGTGCTGCCAGAACATTCCTGTGGATGATCAGTTATGGTACCAGGTTATTGAGGTATCTGTGCTGTTGCTGACATGCACTCAGCGGAGCAATCCCCGTAGTCCTTG GTATGATCGAATGCTTAGTGAGATGTTGGGCCACCTGGAACGGCAGCCACTAAATAAAGAGCGCCGTGTTGCGTGGCTGACCCTTATTGGGCCAGTTTTCGATGCTATGGGCCTCTTCCTATTGGCACATTTTCGCCGCCTTTTCTCACTCTTTTTCCAATGGATGCACACTGATGATGATAAAACAGTTCTTCTG ACTTTAAAGCAAATCCATGCCATTATCAAGCTTACCTGGATCAGGAAGTCACCTTATACTTTAAG ACTGGTGGACGAGCTTGTTCTATTATATAAAGAATCAGCGACAAGGAGCAACCGTGAAGTCATGCGAGGTCATATCCTGGAGATACTTGTACTGCTTCAGAA CTGCAAGGGACAACAATTTGAGGAAGCTTGGAAGAAGCATGAACTAGACCCAGACTTGACGATGCTGCTGTCCACTTTCAATGAACTTTGTATAAAGAATAGTTCACCATGA
- the LOC136527343 gene encoding acetylajmalan esterase-like, with translation MAMASSASALLLAVSLAALHLCCRHGQGADAGHGITAIYSLGDSITDTGNLVKEAPPGMFETIKHLPYGVTFGYPTGRCSDGLLMIDFLAQDLGLPFLNPYLGKNKSFDHGVNFAVAGATAVDPADQYNLTVPVPVASNSLKVQLRWFKDFLKYTFGIDQEIRRRLQKSLVLVGEIGGNDYNYAFFQDKPVAEVKKLIPGVVKTIIDAAKEVLDMGASRVIVPGNFPIGCVPGYLAMNAAKSEPADYDSAGCLRELNDFAAKHNSRLRRAVADLQASYPHAAVAYADYFDSFLTLLHNASTLGFDAASTRKACCGGGGGEYNFDWWRMCGFDGAAACAEPSTYLSWDGIHMTQAAYRAMSRLIYHGKYLQPQILSFPEKYGQT, from the exons ATGGCCATGGCTTCCTCTGCGTCAGCTCTCCTTCTGGCGGTCTCCCTCGCCGCTCTGCACTTGTGCTGCCGCCATGGGCAGGGTGCCGATGCCGGCCATGGCATCACTGCCATCTACAGCCTCGGCGACTCCATCACTGACACGGGGAACCTCGTCAAGGAGGCGCCTCCGGGCATGTTTGAGACCATCAAGCACCTCCCTTACGGCGTCACGTTCGGGTACCCGACTGGGCGGTGCTCTGACGGCCTCCTCATGATCGACTTCCTGG CCCAGGACCTGGGTCTCCCGTTCCTGAATCCGTACCTGGGCAAGAACAAGAGCTTCGACCACGGCGTCAACTTCGCCGTCGCCGGAGCCACCGCCGTGGACCCGGCCGACCAGTACAACCTCACCGTCCCCGTGCCTGTCGCCTCCAACTCGCTCAAGGTGCAGCTCCGGTGGTTCAAGGACTTCCTCAAGTACACCTTCGGCATCGATCAAG AGATACGCAGACGGCTTCAGAAGTCTCTGGTTTTGGTCGGGGAGATCGGTGGAAACGACTACAACTACGCCTTCTTTCAGGACAAGCCGGTGGCCGAGGTGAAGAAGCTCATCCCGGGGGTTGTAAAGACCATCATCGACGCCGCCAAGGAGGTGCTGGACATGGGCGCCAGCCGAGTCATCGTCCCGGGCAACTTCCCCATCGGCTGCGTGCCGGGGTACCTGGCCATGAACGCCGCCAAGTCGGAGCCCGCCGACTACGACTCGGCGGGGTGCCTCCGGGAGCTGAACGACTTCGCCGCCAAGCACAACTCGCGGCTCCGGCGCGCCGTCGCCGACCTGCAGGCGTCGTACCCGCACGCCGCAGTCGCCTACGCCGACTACTTCGACTCCTTCCTCACCCTCCTCCACAACGCCTCCACGCTCG GTTTCGACGCGGCGAGCACGCGCAAggcctgctgcggcggcggcggcggcgagtacAACTTCGACTGGTGGCGGATGTGCGGCTTCGACGGGGCGGCGGCGTGCGCGGAGCCGTCCACGTACCTGAGCTGGGACGGGATACACATGACGCAGGCGGCGTACAGGGCCATGTCCAGGCTCATCTACCACGGCAAGTACCTGCAGCCGCAGATACTGAGCTTCCCGGAAAAATACGGCCAGACGTAG